From Xiphophorus hellerii strain 12219 chromosome 9, Xiphophorus_hellerii-4.1, whole genome shotgun sequence, a single genomic window includes:
- the pdcb gene encoding phosducin b, translating to MSGRVIDLEETATHTGPKGVINDWRRFKLESMDRENLPPAKRELLRQMSSPNKSKDDSRANLNRKMSVQEYELLKEEDEGCLKKYRRRCMEEMHSKLSFGPKFEGVHDLDSGEAFLEVIEKEHHSTVVVVHIYKDGVKGCEQLNSCLDCLATEYPTVKFCKIDAVSSGAAERFSDEYLPTLLVYKAGELIGNFLSCTQHMNEEFFATDVEAFLNSYGLLPEKELAGDNEEEEHDVE from the exons ATGTCTGGCCGAGTAATTGATTTGGAAGAGACCGCGACCCATACAG GTCCAAAGGGGGTCATTAATGACTGGAGGAGGTTCAAGTTGGAAAGTATGGACCGGGAGAATTTGCCTCCTGCAAAAAGGGAACTTCTGAGGCAAATGTCATCCCCCAATAAATCAAAAGATGATTCCAGAGCTAACCTGAACCGCAAG ATGAGTGTCCAAGAGTATGAACTACTCaaagaggaggatgaaggatGTCTGAAGAAATACAGGAGACGATGCATGGAAGAGATGCACAGCAAGCTCAGCTTCGGCCCCAAGTTTGAAGGTGTGCACGACCTGGACAGTGGCGAGGCCTTCCTTGAAGTCATCGAGAAGGAGCATCACAGCACAGTGGTGGTTGTGCATATTTACAAGGATGGGGTGAAAGGATGCGAGCAGCTCAATAGCTGCCTGGACTGCTTGGCCACAGAGTACCCCACTGTAAAGTTCTGCAAGATTGATGCCGTCTCATCCGGTGCTGCCGAGCGTTTTTCAGATGAGTATTTACCGACACTGCTGGTATACAAGGCTGGGGAGCTCATAGGGAACTTCCTGTCCTGCACGCAGCACATGAACGAGGAGTTCTTTGCAACCGACGTTGAAGCTTTCCTCAACAGTTACGGTCTGCTCCCAGAGAAAGAGCTGGCTGGAGATAACGAGGAGGAAGAACATGACGTAGAATGA